The Clostridiaceae bacterium HFYG-1003 genome includes a window with the following:
- the pckA gene encoding phosphoenolpyruvate carboxykinase (ATP) has protein sequence MEQLFGIKQENLIENLSVTQLIEKAVCDGNGKLADNGCLVIKTGQYTGRSPKDRYIVRDDMTRDTVAWGKVNVPMEPAVYEKLKQKVMAHIADRKMYLVKSKAGADPDHSLKLNILCENPAQAVFASQIFIKDTARTGYDADFTVIAVPSLKARGAEDGVHSEAFIILNFTERLVLIGGSLYSGEIKKSIFSVMNYLLPERHILPMHCSANMAEDGRTALFFGLSGTGKTTLSADESRKLIGDDEHGWNEHGVFNFEGGCYAKTINLDPEKEKEIYQALRFGSVLENVVIDADRSPDYSDDSLTENTRGTYPIEYISNAELSGMGGVPDTIVFLTADAFGVIPPISRLTREAAMYHFMSGYTSKLAGTERGITEPQTTFSALFGEPFMARPIEEYARLLGEKIDRHQTEVYLINTGWTGGKYGVGKRMSLPLTRRMVNAAVNGELKQANYRHDEIFNLEVPVHIEGVPDDLLNPRTQWQDAADYEKTARELAQGFVKNFSRFPGVGEDIVNAGPRQ, from the coding sequence TGACAATGGCTGTCTGGTCATCAAGACCGGCCAATACACCGGACGGTCCCCCAAGGACCGCTACATCGTCCGCGATGACATGACCCGGGACACCGTTGCCTGGGGCAAGGTCAATGTCCCCATGGAACCGGCCGTTTATGAGAAGCTCAAGCAGAAGGTGATGGCTCACATCGCCGACCGCAAAATGTACCTGGTGAAATCCAAGGCCGGTGCCGATCCGGATCATTCCCTCAAGCTGAACATCCTGTGCGAAAATCCGGCTCAGGCTGTGTTTGCCAGCCAGATCTTCATCAAGGACACCGCCCGCACCGGCTACGACGCCGATTTCACCGTCATCGCCGTACCGTCTCTGAAAGCCAGAGGCGCCGAGGACGGAGTCCATTCCGAAGCCTTCATCATCCTCAACTTCACCGAACGCCTCGTTCTGATCGGCGGATCCCTGTATTCGGGCGAAATCAAGAAATCCATTTTCTCCGTCATGAACTACCTCCTGCCGGAGCGCCATATTCTGCCGATGCACTGCTCCGCCAACATGGCGGAAGACGGCCGCACCGCTCTGTTCTTCGGTCTGTCCGGCACCGGCAAGACCACCCTCTCGGCTGACGAGAGCCGCAAGCTGATCGGTGATGACGAGCATGGCTGGAACGAGCATGGCGTCTTCAACTTCGAAGGCGGCTGCTATGCCAAGACCATCAACCTGGATCCCGAAAAGGAAAAGGAAATCTATCAGGCGCTTCGCTTCGGCTCCGTCCTGGAAAACGTCGTGATCGACGCCGATCGCTCTCCGGATTATTCCGATGACAGCCTGACGGAAAACACCCGCGGCACCTACCCCATCGAGTACATCTCCAACGCGGAGCTGTCCGGCATGGGCGGAGTTCCCGATACCATCGTATTCCTGACAGCCGATGCCTTCGGCGTTATCCCCCCGATCTCCCGCCTGACCCGCGAGGCAGCCATGTACCATTTCATGAGCGGCTATACCTCAAAGCTGGCCGGCACGGAGCGCGGCATCACCGAGCCCCAGACCACCTTCTCCGCCCTCTTCGGCGAACCCTTCATGGCCCGTCCCATCGAAGAGTATGCCCGGCTCCTGGGTGAAAAGATTGACCGCCATCAGACTGAAGTCTACCTGATCAACACCGGCTGGACCGGCGGCAAGTACGGCGTCGGCAAGCGCATGTCCCTGCCCCTGACCCGCCGCATGGTCAATGCCGCAGTGAACGGAGAACTCAAGCAGGCCAACTACCGCCACGATGAGATCTTCAACCTGGAAGTTCCGGTCCATATCGAAGGCGTGCCGGATGATCTCCTCAATCCCCGCACCCAGTGGCAGGACGCGGCCGATTACGAAAAGACCGCCCGCGAACTGGCTCAGGGCTTTGTCAAGAACTTCAGCCGCTTTCCCGGAGTCGGCGAAGACATCGTCAATGCCGGACCCAGACAATAA